In Enterocloster clostridioformis, one genomic interval encodes:
- a CDS encoding acyl CoA:acetate/3-ketoacid CoA transferase has translation MRKPVFITGEEAAAMIADNATVATIGMTLVSAAETILKAIEQRFLETGSPRGLTLVHSCGQSDRDRGIQHFAHETMLSRIIGGHWGLQPRMMQLIADNKILAYCIPQGQFAQLYRSMAGGEPGKITKVGLGTFIDPRIDGGKMNEITMSAPDISEVVTIGGEEYMRYKPIPLDYCIIRGTYVDEYGNLTTDEEAMHLEVFSAVMACKKFGGKVLAQAKYKVKAGSLHCKRVIVPGVFIDAVVICPNPEEDHRQTHSFYMDPAYCGDTKAPVSSDDVLPISLRKVIGRRALMELSPDDVLNVGTGIPNDVVGPIITEEGMSEDVTITVESGIYGGIPMGGIDFGIAKNQFALVRHDDQFDYYNGPGVDVTYMGAGEVDAQGNVNATCLGPKPTGAGGFIDITTNAKHVVFCSSFTAKGLDCTFEGGRLHINQEGSLIKFVNRIKQVSYNGKIAREKGQKMHYVTERAVFELQAEGLTLTEIAPGIDIQTQVLDLMEFTPRISPDLKEMDMAIFMEGAPFGLRKYIFSN, from the coding sequence ATGAGAAAACCAGTTTTTATCACCGGCGAAGAAGCTGCCGCCATGATTGCCGACAACGCAACTGTGGCAACCATCGGCATGACCCTGGTGTCGGCGGCCGAAACCATTCTCAAGGCCATTGAACAGCGCTTTTTGGAAACAGGAAGCCCCAGAGGGCTGACTCTGGTCCATTCCTGCGGGCAGAGCGACCGGGACCGGGGAATCCAGCATTTTGCCCATGAGACCATGCTCTCCAGAATCATCGGAGGCCACTGGGGACTGCAGCCCAGGATGATGCAGCTGATTGCGGACAACAAGATTCTGGCCTACTGCATTCCCCAGGGCCAATTTGCCCAGCTATACCGCAGCATGGCCGGAGGCGAGCCGGGAAAGATTACCAAGGTGGGCCTGGGGACCTTCATAGACCCCAGGATTGACGGCGGCAAAATGAACGAAATCACCATGAGCGCCCCCGATATCAGCGAGGTGGTTACTATTGGCGGCGAAGAATATATGCGCTACAAACCCATTCCTCTGGATTACTGCATCATCCGGGGAACCTATGTGGATGAATACGGCAATCTGACCACGGACGAGGAGGCCATGCATCTGGAAGTGTTCTCCGCCGTCATGGCATGCAAAAAATTCGGGGGCAAGGTGCTGGCCCAGGCAAAATATAAAGTCAAAGCCGGTTCCCTCCACTGCAAGCGCGTGATTGTGCCGGGCGTATTCATTGATGCGGTTGTCATCTGCCCCAATCCCGAGGAGGATCACAGGCAGACCCACAGTTTCTATATGGACCCTGCCTACTGCGGGGATACCAAGGCGCCTGTATCATCCGATGACGTCCTCCCCATCTCGCTGCGCAAGGTCATAGGGCGCAGGGCGCTGATGGAGCTGTCGCCTGACGATGTGCTGAATGTGGGAACCGGGATTCCCAATGATGTAGTAGGCCCCATTATCACGGAGGAGGGCATGTCGGAGGATGTGACCATCACCGTGGAATCCGGTATCTATGGAGGCATTCCCATGGGCGGCATTGACTTTGGAATCGCCAAAAACCAGTTTGCCCTGGTCCGGCACGACGACCAGTTTGACTATTACAATGGACCCGGCGTGGATGTCACCTACATGGGCGCAGGCGAGGTGGACGCCCAGGGAAATGTCAACGCCACATGTTTAGGGCCGAAGCCCACGGGAGCAGGCGGCTTCATCGATATCACCACCAACGCCAAACATGTGGTCTTCTGTTCTTCCTTTACCGCTAAAGGGCTGGACTGCACCTTTGAGGGAGGAAGGCTTCATATCAACCAGGAGGGCTCCTTAATAAAATTTGTCAACCGGATTAAACAGGTTTCCTACAACGGCAAAATTGCCAGAGAAAAGGGCCAGAAAATGCACTACGTAACAGAACGGGCCGTATTTGAGCTGCAGGCGGAAGGACTGACCCTGACCGAAATCGCCCCCGGAATTGATATCCAGACCCAGGTCCTGGACCTGATGGAATTCACTCCCCGAATCAGCCCTGATCTGAAGGAGATGGACATGGCTATTTTCATGGAGGGGGCTCCCTTTGGACTGAGAAAGTATATATTTTCTAATTAA
- the fabG gene encoding 3-oxoacyl-ACP reductase FabG: MRLENKTAIVTGAGRGLGKGIALKLAAEGAKVIAADMSMETASATADEINALGSTAKAFAVNIAKQDEVKAMMDFTVESFGTLDVIVNNAGINRDAMLHKMTAEQWDQVIAVNLTGTFYCVQYAAQIMREKGSGAIINISSASWLGNIGQANYAASKAGVVGLTKTACRELARKGVTCNAICPGFIDTDMTRGVPEKVWDTMISKIPMGRAGSPGDVANMVAFLASDEADYITGEVINVGGGMIL; encoded by the coding sequence ATGAGACTAGAAAACAAAACCGCAATTGTAACAGGTGCAGGCCGCGGTCTGGGAAAGGGAATTGCCTTAAAACTGGCGGCCGAAGGCGCCAAGGTCATCGCAGCAGACATGTCAATGGAAACAGCCTCTGCAACCGCTGATGAAATTAACGCTTTAGGCAGCACAGCCAAGGCCTTTGCTGTCAATATAGCCAAGCAGGACGAGGTAAAGGCAATGATGGACTTTACCGTGGAGTCTTTCGGCACATTGGATGTCATTGTCAACAACGCCGGAATCAACCGTGACGCCATGCTGCACAAAATGACCGCGGAACAGTGGGATCAGGTCATCGCGGTCAACCTGACCGGCACATTCTACTGTGTCCAGTATGCGGCTCAGATTATGAGGGAAAAGGGAAGCGGCGCCATCATCAACATCTCCTCCGCCAGCTGGCTGGGGAATATCGGACAGGCCAATTATGCCGCCTCCAAAGCCGGCGTAGTGGGCCTTACCAAGACAGCCTGCCGTGAGCTGGCAAGAAAGGGCGTCACCTGCAATGCCATCTGCCCCGGTTTTATCGACACGGACATGACCCGCGGCGTACCTGAAAAGGTATGGGATACCATGATAAGCAAGATACCTATGGGCAGAGCCGGCAGCCCTGGGGACGTAGCCAACATGGTTGCTTTCCTGGCTTCTGACGAGGCAGACTACATAACAGGCGAAGTAATCAACGTGGGCGGCGGCATGATTCTTTAA
- a CDS encoding thiolase family protein, with translation MENLKEVVIVSGVRLPVGSFGGSLKDISAIDMGAMAVKEAVKRAGIEPSDVDETIVGQVGQIAECGFVARAVSLKAGLPESTCAYSVNRQCGSGLQAIADAMMEIQTGFADVVVAAGTENISQLPYYVKDARWGTRMGHKVFEDGVIDILTWPLGPYHNGVTAENVAEKYNVTRQEQDQYALESHLRAAAAIEAGKFKDEILPVELKDRKGNITVFDTDEGPRASQTIEKLERLKPCFVKGGTVTAGNSSSLNDGAAAVVVMSREKANALGVKPLLTIKGYTVAGNDGAVMGYAPKLSSEKLAAKLGLDLKAIDMFEINEAFASQAFAVRRDLGLDPDKVNIYGGGISIGHPIGATGVILAVKVLYELQRTGKKDAMVSMCIGGGQGISMYFTKD, from the coding sequence ATGGAAAATTTAAAAGAAGTAGTAATTGTCAGCGGAGTCCGGCTTCCCGTCGGCTCTTTCGGCGGAAGCCTCAAGGATATTTCCGCCATTGATATGGGCGCCATGGCTGTAAAAGAGGCAGTGAAGCGTGCCGGTATAGAGCCCTCTGATGTAGATGAGACCATCGTAGGCCAGGTGGGCCAGATTGCGGAATGCGGTTTTGTGGCCAGGGCCGTCAGCCTGAAGGCCGGGCTTCCCGAATCAACATGCGCGTATTCCGTCAACCGTCAGTGCGGTTCGGGCCTTCAAGCCATTGCCGACGCAATGATGGAGATACAGACAGGATTTGCGGACGTGGTGGTTGCTGCGGGCACCGAGAACATTTCCCAGCTTCCCTACTACGTAAAGGACGCCCGCTGGGGCACCAGGATGGGACACAAGGTGTTTGAGGACGGCGTCATCGATATATTGACCTGGCCCTTAGGCCCCTACCACAATGGCGTGACAGCTGAAAATGTAGCCGAGAAATACAATGTGACCCGCCAGGAGCAGGACCAGTATGCCCTGGAAAGCCACCTGAGGGCAGCGGCAGCCATCGAAGCCGGTAAATTCAAAGATGAAATTCTTCCGGTGGAATTAAAGGACAGAAAAGGAAACATTACTGTCTTTGACACTGACGAAGGCCCCAGGGCCAGCCAGACCATAGAAAAGCTGGAGCGCTTAAAACCGTGCTTTGTAAAGGGCGGAACCGTAACCGCGGGTAATTCCTCCAGCTTGAATGACGGCGCTGCCGCAGTGGTTGTCATGTCCAGGGAAAAGGCAAACGCCCTGGGCGTCAAGCCTCTCCTTACCATTAAAGGCTACACGGTCGCCGGCAACGACGGGGCCGTCATGGGATACGCTCCCAAGCTCTCCAGCGAAAAGCTGGCAGCCAAACTGGGATTGGACCTTAAGGCCATTGATATGTTTGAAATCAACGAGGCCTTTGCAAGCCAGGCCTTTGCCGTACGGCGCGACCTTGGTCTGGATCCCGATAAAGTAAATATTTACGGCGGAGGAATCTCCATCGGCCATCCCATCGGCGCAACCGGCGTTATCCTGGCTGTAAAGGTGCTTTATGAACTGCAGCGGACCGGCAAAAAGGATGCCATGGTAAGCATGTGCATTGGCGGCGGACAGGGAATCTCCATGTACTTTACCAAAGACTGA
- a CDS encoding ABC transporter permease: MSARLVYLRLELKRACKKLPHIFAGAIVLLLLAGTIALLSARMLYGETSAGRITVGVVLPEGDAVAKKALAMVSSLESVKSICDFEYMNKEECLDKLNAGKLYAVMEVPEGFVQDIMNGTNTPVKILLPRGTGLESRIFKELTDAGASTLGAGQAGIYAGDELLYLYGMADSVSGLEADLNRIYMGYSLPRMDYFKNVRVSATGDVDTIHFYGISTAVLFLLLSAIPVSAYLASGSASMKGQLALIGVGKGTLIAARMLGLGMLFMAVALCTALGASFAGLIELNLPGLAALLMVCLGAASMVVFIYQAAGSLMGGVMLLFLAVTAMHFLSGGFLPLVFLPATFRAAAPFLPNYMLMEGMKLVVTSSFSLAVIMKLAALALAGFLLSVGAEVVRE, from the coding sequence ATGTCTGCACGTCTGGTTTATCTCAGGCTTGAGCTGAAACGAGCATGTAAAAAGCTTCCCCACATCTTTGCAGGGGCAATCGTGCTGTTACTTTTAGCGGGTACGATTGCCCTTTTGTCAGCCAGGATGCTGTATGGGGAGACATCGGCAGGGAGGATTACCGTAGGGGTAGTGCTTCCTGAAGGAGATGCGGTGGCGAAAAAGGCGCTGGCCATGGTCAGTTCGCTGGAAAGCGTCAAGAGCATCTGCGATTTTGAATATATGAATAAAGAGGAATGCCTGGATAAGCTGAATGCAGGGAAACTATACGCGGTGATGGAGGTGCCGGAGGGTTTTGTGCAGGATATTATGAACGGAACCAATACTCCGGTGAAAATTCTGCTGCCCAGGGGAACCGGTCTGGAAAGCCGCATTTTCAAGGAACTGACCGACGCGGGCGCCTCCACTCTGGGAGCCGGCCAGGCGGGAATCTATGCGGGAGACGAACTGCTGTACCTTTATGGCATGGCTGATTCGGTGAGCGGCCTGGAGGCGGACCTGAACCGGATTTACATGGGTTACAGTCTGCCGCGTATGGATTACTTTAAGAATGTAAGGGTCAGCGCCACCGGCGATGTGGATACGATTCACTTTTACGGCATCAGCACCGCTGTGCTGTTCCTGCTGCTTAGCGCCATTCCGGTGTCAGCTTATCTTGCCTCAGGCTCCGCGTCCATGAAGGGTCAGTTGGCCCTTATAGGAGTGGGAAAAGGGACGCTGATTGCGGCAAGGATGTTGGGGCTGGGGATGCTGTTTATGGCGGTGGCCCTGTGTACAGCCCTGGGAGCGTCCTTTGCGGGACTGATAGAATTAAACCTGCCTGGACTGGCTGCCCTGCTGATGGTCTGCCTGGGGGCGGCGTCCATGGTGGTATTTATCTATCAGGCGGCCGGAAGCCTTATGGGAGGCGTTATGCTGCTGTTTCTGGCGGTGACTGCCATGCACTTTCTGTCGGGAGGATTTCTTCCCCTGGTGTTCCTGCCCGCCACCTTCCGGGCCGCGGCGCCGTTTCTGCCCAACTATATGCTGATGGAGGGAATGAAGCTGGTGGTTACGTCGTCCTTTAGCCTGGCAGTAATCATGAAGCTGGCAGCCCTGGCCCTGGCAGGGTTTCTGCTCAGCGTGGGAGCGGAGGTGGTCAGGGAATGA
- a CDS encoding zinc ribbon domain-containing protein, with protein sequence MKCTKCGAEQEADVKFCTQCGAPMEQDNQTPEDNGPDPAKEEPAAEAEAVKAEEPAAEAVKEEEPAAEAETVKEEEPAPTAVTVPAEPQPNKKFIKVLSAVVAIAAVIAVVALAYVKMATKDPKQVVIEAFENVFPEGQVYPSEELFGLKDFAETVKTADSQGGLTLKMDSCSDETVNAYAGSGLRFQAKDDKTNGRSFFNMGVIYSGMDLANLNAYYGDDTLMLAIPELSGKVFTVDLGDGLADRIKNSPTVGPLLEQNGVDVEGMAAYFTELMDEAEKVQTEGKQPFDMEALINRYKEGCKAQENFKAALTVEKADKGTYTMDGAQVSCKGYNVTVSKDSMIEFIRQSSDFFLQDETLKADFMRQLETTVKMSELMGGTMSGTGNMSAEEMQQQSYEEAKNMVDQMIEYLDKALTDVNMTVYVDKKGRLAAVEGSTNLRLDDTDVSEEGYRAVTFSCQLQGGAYLTQNALASITLEDATDTVSIDMVKQGTYDKSVLTSDLSLDLSVPGDGAYNFTYTSTYDSKDGSYHLSGEVGGNGSQLVKISATGAVDQLEKGKSVHVNIDSLETSIMDDSVNVVLSGEYYYQPLEGEISPLEGETMNVLSATEEEWTNVGMEMLFGVMGLCSQLGISMY encoded by the coding sequence ATGAAATGTACCAAGTGTGGAGCAGAGCAGGAAGCAGATGTGAAATTCTGCACCCAGTGCGGGGCTCCGATGGAACAGGACAATCAGACACCGGAAGACAACGGTCCGGACCCGGCAAAAGAAGAACCGGCAGCCGAAGCAGAGGCTGTAAAAGCGGAAGAACCAGCGGCAGAGGCTGTAAAAGAGGAAGAACCGGCGGCCGAAGCGGAAACCGTAAAAGAGGAAGAGCCGGCTCCAACAGCTGTGACCGTGCCGGCAGAACCCCAGCCAAATAAGAAGTTTATCAAGGTATTGTCTGCCGTTGTCGCCATTGCCGCTGTCATTGCCGTTGTGGCGCTGGCTTATGTGAAGATGGCCACAAAGGACCCCAAGCAGGTTGTCATTGAAGCCTTTGAAAATGTGTTCCCGGAAGGACAGGTTTATCCCTCTGAGGAGCTGTTTGGACTGAAGGACTTTGCTGAGACAGTGAAGACAGCAGACAGCCAGGGCGGTCTGACACTTAAGATGGACAGCTGCTCGGATGAGACGGTCAATGCCTATGCGGGAAGCGGACTGCGCTTCCAGGCAAAGGACGACAAGACCAATGGCAGGAGCTTCTTCAATATGGGAGTAATCTACAGCGGAATGGACCTTGCCAATCTGAACGCATATTATGGGGATGACACCCTGATGCTTGCGATTCCGGAGCTGTCCGGCAAGGTGTTTACCGTGGACCTGGGAGATGGGCTGGCAGACCGTATTAAGAATTCCCCGACCGTGGGACCTCTGCTGGAGCAGAACGGCGTGGATGTGGAAGGCATGGCCGCTTATTTCACGGAGCTGATGGACGAGGCTGAAAAGGTGCAGACAGAAGGCAAACAGCCCTTTGACATGGAGGCGCTGATTAACCGTTATAAAGAAGGGTGCAAGGCCCAGGAGAATTTCAAGGCTGCCCTGACGGTTGAAAAGGCAGATAAGGGAACCTACACCATGGATGGCGCGCAGGTGAGCTGCAAGGGATACAATGTGACTGTCAGCAAAGATTCCATGATTGAATTCATTCGTCAGTCCTCTGATTTCTTCCTTCAGGATGAGACCCTGAAAGCAGACTTTATGCGTCAGCTGGAGACCACCGTGAAGATGAGCGAGCTTATGGGCGGAACCATGTCGGGAACCGGAAATATGTCCGCAGAGGAGATGCAGCAGCAGTCCTACGAGGAGGCAAAGAATATGGTGGACCAGATGATAGAATATCTGGACAAGGCGCTGACCGATGTAAACATGACGGTTTATGTGGATAAGAAGGGACGTCTGGCAGCAGTGGAGGGCTCCACCAATCTCCGTTTGGATGATACAGATGTTTCCGAAGAGGGATACCGTGCAGTGACCTTTAGCTGCCAGCTTCAGGGCGGAGCCTATCTGACCCAGAATGCTCTGGCCAGCATCACGCTGGAGGATGCCACGGATACGGTGAGTATTGATATGGTGAAGCAGGGAACCTACGATAAAAGCGTACTGACCAGCGACCTTTCACTGGATCTGTCTGTTCCGGGTGATGGGGCTTATAATTTTACATATACCAGTACGTATGATTCCAAGGATGGAAGCTACCACCTGTCAGGCGAAGTGGGAGGAAATGGTTCGCAGCTTGTGAAGATTTCCGCAACAGGCGCAGTGGACCAGCTGGAAAAGGGCAAATCCGTCCATGTGAACATAGATTCTCTGGAGACATCCATTATGGATGATTCCGTGAATGTGGTTCTCAGCGGTGAATACTACTACCAGCCGCTGGAAGGTGAAATCAGTCCTTTAGAGGGCGAGACCATGAATGTGCTGTCTGCCACGGAAGAGGAATGGACCAATGTAGGGATGGAAATGCTGTTTGGCGTCATGGGATTATGCAGCCAGCTGGGAATATCCATGTACTAA
- a CDS encoding ABC transporter ATP-binding protein, which produces MLEISGIYKSYHRQNILAGVDLTVAPGECVGIVGYNGCGKTTLLSILAGAQKADRGIILYNGREASGHPRVFAEEAAYVPQENPLMEELTVRDNLLLWYRGSRKQMESDLKGGAASMLGVDRMLDRTVGKLSGGMKKRLGIACALSNHAPVLIMDEPGAALDLECKEVIRNYLREYMASGGAVILTSHELAELALCTKMYILKGGVLSGIDCGLSAKELISQFR; this is translated from the coding sequence ATGCTGGAGATATCAGGGATTTACAAGTCCTATCACAGACAGAATATTTTAGCGGGAGTGGACCTGACGGTGGCTCCGGGAGAATGTGTGGGCATCGTGGGGTATAACGGCTGCGGCAAGACTACTCTTTTGTCCATTCTGGCAGGCGCCCAGAAAGCGGACCGGGGCATCATTCTATACAACGGCAGGGAAGCGTCGGGCCATCCGCGGGTATTCGCGGAGGAGGCGGCTTATGTGCCTCAGGAGAATCCGCTTATGGAGGAACTGACTGTAAGGGATAACCTGCTTTTGTGGTACAGGGGAAGCAGGAAGCAGATGGAATCGGATTTGAAAGGCGGAGCGGCTTCCATGCTGGGTGTGGACCGCATGCTGGACCGGACGGTGGGAAAGCTTTCCGGCGGAATGAAGAAGCGGCTCGGCATAGCATGTGCTTTGTCCAATCATGCTCCTGTCCTTATTATGGATGAGCCAGGGGCTGCCCTGGATTTGGAGTGCAAGGAAGTTATCCGGAACTATCTCAGGGAATATATGGCTTCAGGCGGGGCTGTCATACTGACATCCCATGAGCTGGCGGAGCTGGCCCTGTGTACGAAGATGTACATACTAAAAGGCGGAGTTTTAAGCGGAATCGATTGTGGCCTGTCGGCAAAAGAGCTGATTAGCCAATTTCGATAG
- a CDS encoding GNAT family N-acetyltransferase yields MSYKEEMSQNGDSFDGCAGLEDVYSFDEWIDFEGRLRKKYKTGYVPSEVFLAVRQSDKFLVGMIDFRHPLSDFLKNYGGNIGYSIRPSERQKGYASEMLKLVLPICRDFGESKVLLTCDKGNVASQRTIIKNGGMLENEISDTVGLSKSGIIQRYWISL; encoded by the coding sequence ATGTCATACAAAGAAGAAATGTCACAAAATGGGGATAGCTTTGACGGTTGTGCAGGACTTGAAGATGTCTATTCATTTGATGAATGGATTGATTTTGAAGGAAGATTAAGAAAAAAGTATAAAACTGGATATGTTCCATCAGAAGTGTTTTTAGCGGTAAGACAAAGTGACAAATTTCTTGTCGGAATGATTGATTTTCGTCACCCATTATCGGATTTTCTTAAAAATTATGGGGGCAATATTGGATATAGTATTCGTCCATCAGAAAGGCAAAAAGGGTACGCGTCTGAAATGCTAAAACTGGTTTTGCCCATTTGTCGCGACTTCGGAGAAAGTAAGGTTTTATTAACCTGCGATAAAGGAAATGTAGCTTCACAAAGAACGATTATTAAAAATGGTGGGATGTTGGAGAACGAAATTTCTGATACAGTAGGTTTAAGTAAAAGTGGAATAATACAAAGATATTGGATTTCATTATAA
- a CDS encoding helix-turn-helix domain-containing protein gives MALTIQERLKDLRVERGLTLEQLAEQTQLSKSALGSYEADDFKDISHYALIKLAKFYGVTADYLLGLTETKSHPNADLADLRLSDEMIDLLKSGRIDTALLCELAAHPDFVKLLADIQIYVEGIAATQIQNLNAWVDVARAEIMEKYQPGEHDKTAGVLQAAHVREGDYFSSRVHHDIDAIMEDIREAHRGRSDSAPENTIVDELKRDLEEVANFKGSRAEHLLMVLCKQTKLRYTKLTEEEKQWLTRIVQKSELTKSYVPQRGKRK, from the coding sequence TTGGCGTTGACAATACAGGAACGCTTGAAAGACCTGCGTGTGGAGCGTGGGCTGACGCTGGAACAGCTTGCGGAGCAGACACAACTCTCCAAGTCTGCGCTGGGCAGCTATGAAGCGGACGACTTCAAGGACATCAGCCACTATGCCCTTATCAAGCTGGCGAAGTTTTACGGCGTGACCGCTGATTATCTGTTAGGGCTGACCGAAACAAAAAGTCACCCAAACGCCGATCTTGCAGACCTGCGTTTGAGTGATGAAATGATTGACCTGCTGAAAAGTGGGCGAATTGATACCGCCTTGCTTTGTGAACTGGCGGCGCACCCGGATTTTGTCAAGCTGCTGGCCGATATACAGATTTATGTTGAGGGTATCGCCGCAACACAGATACAGAACTTGAACGCATGGGTAGATGTGGCGAGGGCCGAAATTATGGAGAAGTACCAGCCGGGGGAGCATGACAAGACCGCTGGTGTCCTGCAAGCCGCCCATGTGCGGGAGGGCGACTATTTCAGCAGCCGGGTACATCACGACATAGACGCTATTATGGAGGACATACGGGAAGCACACAGGGGCAGGAGCGACAGCGCCCCGGAGAATACCATTGTGGACGAACTCAAGCGGGATTTGGAGGAAGTGGCGAACTTCAAAGGCAGTCGGGCGGAACACCTGTTGATGGTGTTGTGTAAGCAGACAAAACTGCGCTACACCAAGCTGACGGAGGAAGAAAAACAATGGCTGACCCGGATTGTACAAAAATCCGAGTTGACGAAAAGCTATGTGCCGCAACGGGGAAAACGGAAATAG
- a CDS encoding DUF3795 domain-containing protein yields the protein MKMPTEKMDTAMFAPCGMNCLVCYKHCYHKKPCAGCLNSDMGKPEHCRKCKIKDCIKGKGLSYCFECPDYPCKLIKNLEKSYNKRYQASLMENSEFVRQHGLERFMEQQKGKYTCPKCGGIISIHDRECSECQESMK from the coding sequence ATGAAAATGCCAACAGAAAAAATGGATACGGCTATGTTTGCCCCCTGCGGCATGAACTGTTTGGTCTGCTATAAGCATTGTTATCATAAAAAGCCGTGTGCCGGTTGCTTGAACAGCGACATGGGCAAACCGGAACACTGCCGCAAATGCAAGATAAAAGATTGTATCAAGGGCAAAGGGCTGTCCTATTGTTTTGAATGTCCCGATTATCCTTGCAAGCTGATTAAAAACCTTGAAAAAAGTTACAACAAAAGGTATCAGGCGAGCCTTATGGAGAACAGCGAGTTTGTTCGTCAGCACGGTTTGGAAAGGTTCATGGAACAGCAGAAAGGGAAATATACTTGTCCCAAATGCGGAGGTATCATTTCTATCCATGACAGAGAGTGCAGCGAGTGTCAAGAAAGCATGAAATAA
- a CDS encoding cysteine-rich VLP domain-containing protein, which yields MSKKIPGIERTPGGGLPRMTPAQRRRANALIRKTCCNYDNGNCLLLDDGEECVCPQSISYSVCCKWFRWAVLPQDKALEAEIFRSASVKRCAECGAAFVPRSNRAKYCEACARRVHRRQKNASDRKRRRETDK from the coding sequence ATGAGCAAAAAAATACCAGGGATAGAGCGCACACCGGGCGGCGGCTTGCCCCGCATGACCCCGGCGCAGCGCAGACGGGCAAACGCCCTCATTCGCAAAACCTGCTGCAACTACGATAACGGCAACTGCCTGTTGCTGGACGATGGGGAGGAATGTGTCTGCCCCCAGTCTATCTCCTATTCCGTCTGCTGCAAGTGGTTCCGCTGGGCAGTGCTGCCACAGGACAAGGCGCTGGAGGCGGAGATATTCCGCAGCGCCAGCGTGAAGCGGTGCGCCGAATGCGGGGCGGCTTTCGTCCCCCGTTCCAACCGGGCAAAATATTGTGAAGCCTGCGCCAGACGGGTACATAGGCGGCAGAAGAACGCCAGCGACCGGAAACGGCGCAGGGAAACGGACAAATAG
- the mobV gene encoding MobV family relaxase, with translation MPQYAILRFAKHKGNPARPLEAHHERQKEKYASNPDIDTAKSKYNFHIVKPEGRYYHFIQSRIEQAGCRTRKDSTRFVDTLITASPEFFKDKPPKEIQAFFQRTADFLIQRVGRENIVSAVVHMDEKTPHLHLTFVPLTQDNRLCAKEIIGNRANLTKWQDDFHAYMVEKYPDLERGESASKTGRKHIPTRLFKQAVSLSKQARAIEAALDGINPLNAGKKKEEALAMLKKWFPQMENFSGQLKKYKVTITDLLEENKKLEARAKASEKGKMQDTMERAKLESELHNIQRLVERISPDVLAELKQQQQYGKDR, from the coding sequence TTGCCGCAATACGCAATCCTGCGATTTGCAAAGCACAAGGGCAACCCGGCAAGGCCGCTGGAAGCCCATCACGAACGGCAGAAAGAAAAGTATGCCAGCAACCCGGATATTGACACAGCAAAGAGCAAGTACAATTTCCATATCGTTAAGCCGGAGGGACGCTATTACCACTTCATTCAGAGCCGCATTGAACAGGCCGGGTGCAGGACACGCAAGGACAGCACCCGGTTTGTCGATACGCTGATAACCGCCAGCCCAGAGTTTTTCAAGGACAAGCCCCCAAAGGAGATACAAGCCTTTTTCCAGCGGACGGCTGACTTTCTTATCCAGCGGGTAGGCCGGGAGAATATCGTGTCGGCGGTGGTACACATGGACGAGAAAACGCCCCACCTGCATTTGACCTTCGTTCCTCTGACACAGGACAACCGCCTGTGCGCCAAAGAGATTATCGGGAACAGAGCCAACCTCACAAAGTGGCAGGACGATTTTCACGCCTACATGGTAGAGAAATATCCTGACTTGGAGCGTGGGGAGAGTGCCAGCAAGACAGGCAGAAAGCATATCCCCACCCGCCTTTTCAAACAGGCGGTTTCCCTCTCCAAACAGGCAAGGGCGATTGAAGCGGCGCTGGATGGCATCAACCCGCTGAACGCAGGGAAGAAGAAAGAGGAAGCCCTCGCCATGCTGAAAAAGTGGTTCCCGCAGATGGAGAACTTTTCCGGGCAGTTGAAAAAGTACAAGGTCACGATTACCGACCTGCTGGAAGAAAACAAGAAGCTGGAAGCAAGGGCAAAGGCCAGCGAAAAAGGCAAGATGCAGGACACAATGGAACGAGCGAAGCTGGAAAGCGAATTACATAATATCCAGCGGCTCGTGGAGCGTATTTCCCCGGACGTGCTGGCGGAACTGAAACAACAACAGCAGTACGGAAAGGATAGGTGA